One window of Triticum dicoccoides isolate Atlit2015 ecotype Zavitan chromosome 5A, WEW_v2.0, whole genome shotgun sequence genomic DNA carries:
- the LOC119296814 gene encoding uncharacterized protein LOC119296814, whose translation MAAAAGLHQDVLARILLLLSCIVDRVRASAVNKHWRRVSLQNPPPLPRLLRPSTARTETYRIFGGFVDLHPSFSDEGRGPRFCGSAPGGWFVMSSQPWRGHALLNLRTGERVALPERVRIPLESGVITCPMMIRAAVMSVAPPSGACLVPAVTSSQTNLAFWRPGMDCWLSAPAVGPVMRNAEDITYHDGWFCAVESDDDLVCYKPEIAHAEDGAPSLTIRHHAYNLHVDGHRTAPGEIVSRYLLPSASGADLLMVKRFIAPARGGTCRFQVFRLQEGLPASWRLYQMSGQVLFVGRACSKAFYTGHGGSPGYIYFLDDVYTGGPHSVTQQNEYPCVDAGGWCYSVPDEIQRCLPWLPPSDTSPCIWYHH comes from the coding sequence atggcggcggcggcgggcctccACCAAGACGTTCTCGCCCGTATCTTGCTCCTCCTGTCGTGCATCGTGGACCGCGTCAGGGCGTCCGCGGTCAACAAGCACTGGCGGCGGGTCTCGCTCCAGAATCCGCCCCCGCTGCCGCGCCTCCTCCGGCCGTCCACGGCCCGGACCGAGACCTACCGGATCTTCGGCGGCTTCGTCGATCTGCACCCGTCCTTCTCTGACGAGGGCCGCGGGCCGCGTTTCTGCGGGTCTGCTCCGGGCGGCTGGTTCGTGATGTCATCCCAGCCCTGGCGCGGCCACGCGCTCCTGAATCTCCGCACCGGCGAGCGCGTCGCCCTGCCGGAGAGGGTGCGCATCCCGCTCGAGTCCGGCGTCATCACGTGCCCCATGATGATCCGCGCAGCCGTCATGTCCGTGGCGCCGCCGTCTGGCGCCTGCTTGGTCCCTGCGGTAACATCCAGCCAGACCAACCTGGCGTTCTGGCGGCCCGGCATGGATTGCTGGTTGTCCGCGCCGGCGGTAGGACCGGTTATGCGCAACGCCGAAGACATCACTTACCACGACGGATGGTTCTGCGCCGTCGAATCAGACGATGACCTCGTCTGCTACAAGCCGGAAATCGCCCATGCGGAAGACGGCGCCCCTTCGCTGACCATTCGACATCACGCCTACAATCTCCATGTCGATGGTCACCGGACGGCACCCGGGGAGATCGTCTCCCGCTACCTCCTGCCCTCCGCTTCCGGTGCCGATCTCCTGATGGTGAAAAGATTCATCGCGCCGGCGAGAGGCGGCACCTGCCGGTTCCAGGTCTTCAGGCTGCAGGAGGGACTGCCGGCTTCCTGGCGCCTGTACCAGATGAGCGGGCAGGTGCTCTTCGTCGGCCGGGCCTGCTCCAAGGCCTTCTACACGGGGCACGGCGGCAGCCCGGGCTATATCTATTTCCTCGACGACGTCTACACCGGTGGTCCGCACAGTGTCACCCAGCAGAACGAGTATCCCTGCGTCGACGCCGGCGGGTGGTGTTACTCAGTCCCCGACGAGATCCAGCGCTGCCTGCCATGGTTGCCCCCCTCGGACACCTCGCCGTGCATTTGGTACCACCATTAA
- the LOC119298797 gene encoding receptor-like protein kinase 7 translates to MPPARPFHPHLHLHLAVAALLLSAVLHAASAATHPEVDALMAFKSSLAIPPAADPFFASWDAAAATPCNFTGVTCRGSAVTALSVHDLNVSAESVPFDVLCGSLRSLATLSLPSNALAGTIAGVDACVGLQELTLPFNSFSGDIPDLSPLTGLRTLNLSTNAFFGSFPWSALAAMPGLQALSAGDNPDLTPTKSFPAVITSLTNLTKLYLSAANIAGPIPAGIGRLTKLVDLELADNPLTGEIPPAIAQLVNLQSLELYNCSLTGALPRGFGKLTKLQFFDASQNQLTGGLSELRSLTRLVSLQLFYNGLSGEVPSEFGDFRELVNLSLYSNNLTGDLPPKLGSWSEFNFIDVSTNSLTGPIPPDMCRRGTMLKLLMLENRFSGEIPASYASCATLQRFRVSKNSLTGEVPEGLWALPRAEIIDLEGNRFTGGISEGIGKAASLTSLNLAGNKFSGAIPSSIGDAGKLQSIDVSSNELSGEIPPSIGKLVLLDSLDIAGNGISGAIPGSLGSCSALSTMNLAENKLAGAIPTELRGLTRLNSLNISSNELSGAVPAILADLKLSYLNLSNNRLDGPVPPGLAISAYGESFQGNPGLCANNGAGFLRRCTPGDGGHSGSTARTLVTCLLAGMAVLLAVLGVAIFIKKRRQHAEAAAMAGAGKLLFAKKGSWNVKSFRMMAFDEREIVGGVRDENLIGSGGSGNVYRVKLGCGTVVAVKHITRTRGVAPANAGPTAAMLPRSASASARQCREFDAEVGTLSSIRHVNVVKLLCSVTSEDGAASLLVYEHLPNGSLYERLHGPTARKLGGLGWPERYEVAVGAARGLEYLHHGCGDRPILHRDVKSSNILLDEAFKPRIADFGLAKILDANAGGKGKGEPWSSSGGAVAGTVGYMAPEYAYTRKVTEKSDVYSFGVVLMELATGRAAVADGEDVVEWASRRLDGAGSGREKAMALVDGSAAREEWEKEEAVRVLRVAVLCTSRTPAVRPSMRSVVQMLEDAGVGRECSGNGKPALEVKVVVA, encoded by the coding sequence ATGCCGCCCGCCCGGCCCTTCCAcccccacctccacctccacctcgccgtcgccgccctcctcctctccgccgTCCTCCATGCCGCCTCCGCCGCGACGCACCCCGAGGTGGACGCCCTCATGGCCTTCAAGTCCTCCCTCGCCATCCCTCCCGCGGCCGACCCGTTCTTCGCGTCCTGGGACGCCGCGGCGGCCACGCCCTGCAACTTCACCGGCGTCACGTGCCGCGGCTCCGCCGTCACCGCGCTCTCCGTACACGACCTCAACGTCTCCGCCGAGTCCGTCCCGTTCGACGTCCTCTGCGGCTCGCTGAGGTCGCTCGCCACGCTCTCGCTCCCGTCCAACGCGCTCGCGGGGACCATCGCCGGCGTCGACGCCTGCGTCGGGCTCCAGGAGCTCACCCTCCCCTTCAACTCCTTCTCCGGTGACATCCCCGACCTCTCGCCGCTCACCGGGCTCCGCACGCTCAACCTCTCCACCAACGCCTTCTTCGGCTCCTTCCCCTGGTCCGCGCTCGCCGCCATGCCGGGCCTCCAGGCGCTCTCCGCCGGGGACAACCCGGACCTCACGCCCACCAAGTCCTTCCCGGCCGTGATCACCAGTCTCACCAACCTCACCAAGCTCTACCTCTCCGCGGCCAACATCGCCGGTCCCATCCCCGCGGGCATCGGCCGGCTCACCAAGCTCGTCGACCTCGAGCTCGCCGACAACCCACTCACCGGCGAGATACCCCCGGCGATCGCCCAGCTCGTCAATCTCCAGAGCCTCGAGCTCTACAACTGCTCCCTCACCGGCGCTCTCCCGCGGGGGTTCGGGAAGCTCACCAAGCTGCAGTTCTTCGACGCCTCCCAGAACCAGCTCACCGGCGGTCTCTCGGAGCTCCGGTCCCTCACGCGCCTCGTCTCGCTGCAGCTCTTCTACAACGGGCTCTCCGGTGAGGTGCCCTCCGAGTTCGGCGACTTCAGGGAGCTCGTCAACCTGTCGCTCTACAGCAACAACCTCACCGGCGACCTGCCGCCGAAATTGGGGAGCTGGTCGGAGTTCAACTTCATCGACGTGTCGACCAACTCGCTCACGGGGCCGATCCCGCCGGACATGTGCAGGCGCGGCACCATGCTGAAGCTGCTCATGCTGGAGAATCGATTCTCCGGCGAAATTCCGGCGTCGTACGCGAGCTGCGCGACGCTGCAGAGGTTCAGGGTCAGCAAGAACTCGCTCACCGGCGAGGTGCCCGAGGGACTCTGGGCGCTGCCCAGGGCCGAGATCATCGACCTCGAGGGGAACCGGTTCACCGGCGGCATCAGCGAAGGCATCGGGAAAGCCGCGTCGCTCACCAGTCTCAACCTCGCCGGGAACAAATTCTCCGGCGCGATACCGTCGTCGATAGGCGACGCTGGGAAGCTGCAGAGCATTGACGTGTCGTCCAACGAGCTCTCCGGCGAGATACCGCCGAGCATCGGCAAGCTGGTCCTTCTCGACAGCCTGGACATTGCGGGGAACGGGATCAGCGGAGCCATCCCGGGGAGCCTCGGGTCGTGCTCGGCGCTCAGCACGATGAACCTCGCCGAGAACAAGCTCGCCGGCGCGATCCCGACTGAGCTGCGTGGCCTGACGCGGCTGAATTCGTTGAACATTTCGAGCAACGAACTCTCTGGCGCCGTGCCGGCGATCCTCGCCGACCTGAAGCTGAGCTACCTTAACCTGTCGAATAACCGGCTCGACGGGCCCGTGCCGCCGGGGCTCGCCATCTCGGCGTACGGCGAGAGCTTCCAGGGTAACCCCGGCCTCTGCGCCAACAACGGCGCCGGCTTCCTCCGCCGATGCACGCCCGGAGACGGTGGACATTCGGGGAGCACCGCGCGCACGCTCGTCACCTGCCTCCTCGCCGGCATGGCGGTCCTGCTCGCCGTCCTAGGCGTGGCCATTTTCATCAAGAAGCGCCGGCAGCACGCGGAGGCCGCGGCCATGGCCGGCGCCGGCAAGCTGCTGTTCGCGAAGAAGGGGTCCTGGAACGTCAAGTCGTTCAGGATGATGGCGTTCGACGAGCGGGAGATCGTGGGCGGCGTCCGGGACGAGAACCTGATCGGCAGCGGCGGGTCCGGGAACGTGTACCGCGTGAAGCTCGGGTGCGGCACCGTGGTGGCCGTGAAGCACATCACCCGGACACGCGGGGTCGCGCCCGCGAACGCCGGCCCGACGGCGGCCATGCTGCCccggtcggcgtcggcgtcggcgcggCAGTGCCGCGAGTTCGACGCGGAGGTGGGCACGCTGAGCTCCATCCGGCACGTGAACGTGGTGAAGCTGCTGTGCAGCGTGACGAGCGAGGACGGCGCGGCGAGCCTGCTGGTGTACGAGCACCTCCCCAACGGCAGCCTCTACGAGCGGCTGCACGGCCCGACGGCCCGGAAGCTGGGCGGCCTCGGCTGGCCGGAGCGGTACGAGGTGGCCGTGGGCGCCGCCCGGGGGCTGGAGTACCTCCACCACGGCTGCGGCGACCGGCCCATCCTCCACCGCGACGTCAAGTCGAGCAACATCCTGCTCGACGAGGCCTTCAAGCCGCGCATCGCCGACTTCGGGCTCGCCAAGATCCTGGACGCCAACGCCGGCGGCAAGGGCAAGGGCGAGCCGTGGTCGTCgtcgggcggcgcggtggcgggcaCGGTGGGGTACATGGCGCCGGAGTACGCGTACACGCGGAAGGTGACGGAGAAGAGCGACGTGTACAGCTTCGGCGTGGTGCTGATGGAGCTGGCGACGGGGCGCGCGGCGGTGGCGGACGGCGAGGACGTGGTGGAGTGGGCGTCGCGGCGGCTGGACGGGGCCGGGAGCGGGCGGGAGAAGGCGATGGCGCTGGTGGACGGGTCGGCGGCGCGGGAGGAGTGGGAGAAGGAGGAGGCCGTGCGGGTGCTGCGCGTGGCGGTGCTGTGCACGAGCCGCACGCCGGCGGTGCGGCCGTCGATGCGGTCCGTGGTGCAGATGCTGGAGGACGCGGGCGTGGGGCGCGAGTGCTCCGGCAACGGCAAGCCCGCCCTGGAGGTCAAGGTCGTCGTCGCCTAG